The nucleotide sequence GACGATATGTTTCGATGGCGTATTGCTTGCCGGCATCGTAGGGGAGGCAAATGAGAAAACCTTCGATTCGCCCCACCCCGTGATCTGATCGAGCGACGAAGAGACGGCGGCGGCCCCAACGTTCTGGCGCCACACTTCCATTAAAGAACGTCACGTCGCCTCGCTGCGGCTTAATCGACAGGCATTCGTCTGCAATCGATCGAACCTCTCTCAGCAATTCGGCCCATGCCGAAGGCGTAAAGCTGTCGTGGCAACACTCGATGACCGACAGCCCCTTCCGCCGACAGAAATTGGATTGTCGCCGAACCCACTCAAAATCACCTCCCCCCCATGTCAGGCCAGGAAGATCGAGGATTGGTTCTTCGCCCCACTTGGTGACTTGAAAACCAGATCTTCGGAAGAGTTCAAGGTTCGAATCCGCGACGTTGTAAAACGTCGCCTGATACCGCTTCCGCTCCAGGAATGCCTTGAATTCCCTTAACAGAGCAGGGTGTTGTGATGCGGGCCCGAGAAGCCCTCCCTGAACATGTACGAAACGACCTAACCGGACGTACACAATGACTGCGGAACCGTCTCTCAGCCAGAATTGCCTGAGGCGCCCTTCTGTGGCGAGATAGCTGTCATACGCCTGACCGTATTGAAACGCGATCTCTTCCAGGCGACCCCGTTGATTCACAGGCGTATGCAGTTCGCAGGTGAGTTGAGTCAAGATCCAGTGTTCCTTACCGACGCGGTAATAAACGAACGGATGCCGGACTCGCGCCCGACATCACGTTCGATGGACTTCCCAGATCGAGATCTTCAACCAAAGATCGCCGAAACGAATTTCAAAGGTCTTCCGTTCTGGGAACGATATAAGGTGACCGATATTCCCGGGTCAGCATCTTGTTCGCCTCATCGGCATGAGGTCCCGTAAAGGTCTCTTCAGGCGTGATTGACAGCCGAGGACCAACCGTGATCTTGGTGGTCTCAGTGTCGATCTTGTTGTCGATCAGATGCTGTCGGAACCGATCGAGTGTTTCCAGCGCTTCCGAATCGCCACTCAATTGGCCAGCCAGTTCCTTAACGGTGTGCGGCGAACCAAGTCGGTAAGAAATGTTACCGACGTGGCACATGGCACTAGAGAAATGGCCCTCCTCGATGTCTGCGTTCAAGTCTTCGTGTTTTCGGCTGCGCACGGCATCGATGAAGTTGGCGAAATGGAACCGGTCATTGCCCCCCTGGAACTTAATTCCGGTTGGTTTTCCTTCCAGGTTCAGCACAACACCGCCGTTGTAGCTGGGAACAACCATGATCCCTTGGGTTCCGTAGAAGATGACACCGACACTGGCGTCTGTCATCTTCTTTTCCCCACCTTCTTCGTAAGGATACCCGTATTTTTCGGTTTTCAGTCCACGCACTTCAAAGACGAGGCGTTTTCCATTGGCGAATTCGTGGATCGAAACCTGCGTATTGGCCGTTTCGCCCGCATCTTCATAGCCCAGTCGACCGCCGTAGCTCAAAACGCTATTCCCGATGTTCGCTTCGCCGAGACCCCAGCGAGCGATATCCATCTGGTGAATCCCTTGATTCCCGAGATCTCCGTTGCCGTAATCCCACATCCAGTGCCAATCGTAGTGCAGTGACTTGCGGTCGAGTGGTTTGATTTCGGCCGGACCGGACCACAAATCGTAGTCGACGCTGGCAGGAATATCGTAGTTTCCTTTTGGACCGATCGAACCACGGGGCTTGTAGCACAGCCCGCGAGCCAGTTTGACTTCTCCAATCCCTCCCCGGTGGAT is from Schlesneria sp. DSM 10557 and encodes:
- a CDS encoding phosphatidylglycerol lysyltransferase domain-containing protein encodes the protein MTQLTCELHTPVNQRGRLEEIAFQYGQAYDSYLATEGRLRQFWLRDGSAVIVYVRLGRFVHVQGGLLGPASQHPALLREFKAFLERKRYQATFYNVADSNLELFRRSGFQVTKWGEEPILDLPGLTWGGGDFEWVRRQSNFCRRKGLSVIECCHDSFTPSAWAELLREVRSIADECLSIKPQRGDVTFFNGSVAPERWGRRRLFVARSDHGVGRIEGFLICLPYDAGKQYAIETYRRRLDAPRGVVPFLMQQAVDHLKQEGVRAVSLCLCPAVRTEKLEGDSWIIRRCLQFGFNYASLFFDMPGEYHFKSRFRPRFVPRYICHWPEASVWSMCSLIQLSGALNLDLNRLAGILWRRLVRPVTRRNLSTPEKQQQPNPAPGSGNLSPLDSAVGKLSADLEKTGLSP
- a CDS encoding Gfo/Idh/MocA family protein, with protein sequence MTNVSRREFLEKSMFATAAMTLAGSASTRCFAQGDAPKGEKLRVAVVGIKGRGGAHLAGFGERDDCQIVALVDVDETVLNNRADEIEKKTGHRPAVFSDMRKCFEDKSIDIVSIATPNHWHSLAAIWAIQAGKDVYVEKPVSHNVSEGRRVVEAARKYGRIVQTGTQSRSNPGMREAIDFIHRGGIGEVKLARGLCYKPRGSIGPKGNYDIPASVDYDLWSGPAEIKPLDRKSLHYDWHWMWDYGNGDLGNQGIHQMDIARWGLGEANIGNSVLSYGGRLGYEDAGETANTQVSIHEFANGKRLVFEVRGLKTEKYGYPYEEGGEKKMTDASVGVIFYGTQGIMVVPSYNGGVVLNLEGKPTGIKFQGGNDRFHFANFIDAVRSRKHEDLNADIEEGHFSSAMCHVGNISYRLGSPHTVKELAGQLSGDSEALETLDRFRQHLIDNKIDTETTKITVGPRLSITPEETFTGPHADEANKMLTREYRSPYIVPRTEDL